In a single window of the Megalobrama amblycephala isolate DHTTF-2021 linkage group LG3, ASM1881202v1, whole genome shotgun sequence genome:
- the LOC125263939 gene encoding bromodomain-containing protein DDB_G0280777-like, whose translation MEATFKNVPIDVRITDIITNSSTSFNITSVNVLLQLQPQPVLLQLQPQPVILQLQLQPLKPGQQLKHQQTPQPLKPQQPKHQQTLQPLKPQQPKHQQTPQPLQPQQQPKHQQTLQPLKPQPPKHQQTPQPLKPGQQLKHQQTPQPLKPQQPQKHQQTPQPLKQQQQPKHQQTPQPLKPQQLKHQQTPQPLKPQQQPKHQQTPQPLKPQQQPKHQQTPQPLKPQQPKHQQTPQPLKPLKPGQQLKHQQTPQPLKPQQQPKHQQTLQPLKPQPPKHQQTPQPLKPGQQLKHQQTPQPLKPQQPPKHQQTPQPLKQQQQPKHQQTPQPLKPQQPKHQQTPQPLKPQQQPKHQQTPQPLKPQQQPKHQQTPQPLKPQQLKHQQTPQPLKPLKPGQQLKHQQTPQPLKP comes from the exons ATGGAggcaacatttaaaaatgtacccATTGATGTGAGGATAACCGATATTATTACAAATAGTAGCACCTCTTTTAACATCACCAGTGTAAACG TCCTACTACAACTACAACCACAACCAGTCCTACTACAACTACAACCACAACCAGTTATACTACAATTACAACTACAACCCCTGAAACCGGGTCAACAACTGAAACATCAACAGACACCACAACCCCTGAAACCACAACAACCCAAACATCAACAGACACTACAACCCCTGAAACCGCAACAACCGAAACATCAACAGACACCACAACCCCTGCAACCGCAACAACAACCCAAACATCAACAGACACTACAACCCCTGAAACCGCAACCACCGAAACATCAACAGACACCACAACCCCTGAAACCGGGTCAACAACTGAAACATCAACAGACACCACAACCCCTGAAACCGCAACAACCACAGAAACATCAACAGACACCACAACCCCtgaaacagcaacaacaacccAAACATCAACAGACACCACAACCCCTGAAACCACAACAACTGAAACATCAACAGACACCACAACCCCTGAAACCGCAACAACAACCGAAACATCAACAGACACCACAACCCCTGAAACCGCAACAACAACCCAAACATCAACAGACACCACAACCCCTGAAACCGCAACAACCCAAACATCAACAGACACCACAACCCCTGAAACCCCTGAAACCGGGTCAACAACTGAAACATCAACAGACACCACAACCCCTGAAACCGCAACAACAACCCAAACATCAACAGACACTACAACCCCTGAAACCGCAACCACCGAAACATCAACAGACACCACAACCCCTGAAACCGGGTCAACAACTGAAACATCAACAGACACCACAACCCCTGAAACCGCAACAACCACCGAAACATCAACAGACACCACAACCCCtgaaacagcaacaacaacccAAACATCAACAGACACCACAACCCCTGAAACCACAACAACCCAAACATCAACAGACACCACAACCCCTGAAACCGCAACAACAACCGAAACATCAACAGACACCACAACCCCTGAAACCGCAACAACAACCCAAACATCAACAGACACCACAACCCCTGAAACCGCAACAACTGAAACATCAACAGACACCACAACCCCTGAAACCCTTGAAACCGGGTCAACAACTGAAACATCAACAGACACCACAACCCCTGAAACCGTAA
- the LOC125263940 gene encoding bromodomain-containing protein DDB_G0280777-like, whose amino-acid sequence MPDLTCCVVQHDALEDGNADQGNISRVHAVVHVHVVVHLQRLQLLKVQQLKHQQTLQPLKPQQLKHQQTLQPLKPQQLKHQQTPQPLKPQQLKHQQTSQPLKPQQPKHQKTPQPLKPQQLKHQQTPQPLKPQQLKHQQTPQPLQPQQQPKHQQTLQPLKPQQLKHQQTPQPLQPQQLKHQQTPQPLKPQQPKHQQTPQPLKPQQLKHQQTPQPLKPQQPKHQQTPQPLKPQQQPKHQQTPQPLKPQQQLKHQQTPQPLKPQQPKHQQTPQPLQPQQQPKHQQTQQPLKPQQPKHQQTPQPLKPQQLKHQQTPQPLKPQQQPKHQQTPQPLKPQQLKHQQTPQPL is encoded by the exons ATGCCAGATTTGACTTGCTGTGTTGTGCAGCACGATGCTTTGGAGGATGGAAATGCAGATCAGGGCAAT ATCTCCAGAGTACATGCAGTTGTACATGTGCATGTAGTTGTACATCTCCAGAGACTACAACTACTAAAAGtccaacaactcaaacatcaacAGACACTACAACCCCTGAAAccgcaacaactcaaacatcaacAGACACTACAACCCCTGAAACCGCAACAACTAAAACATCAACAGACACCACAACCCCTGAAACCGCAACAACTGAAACATCAACAGACATCACAACCCCTGAAACCGCAACAACCCAAACATCAAAAGACACCACAACCCCTGAAACCGCAACAACTGAAACATCAACAGACACCACAACCCCTGAAACCGCAACAACTGAAACATCAACAGACACCACAACCCCTGCAACCGCAACAACAACCCAAACATCAACAGACACTACAACCCCTGAAACCGCAACAACTGAAACATCAACAGACACCACAACCCCTGCAACCGCAACAACTGAAACATCAACAGACACCACAACCCCTGAAACCGCAACAACCGAAACATCAACAGACACCACAACCCCTGAAACCGCAACAACTGAAACATCAACAGACACCACAACCCCTGAAACCTCAACAACCGAAACATCAACAGACACCGCAACCCCTGAAACCGCAACAACAACCCAAACATCAACAGACACCACAACCACTGAAACCGCAACAACAACTGAAACATCAACAGACACCACAACCCCTGAAACCGCAACAACCGAAACATCAACAGACACCACAACCCCTGCAACCGCAACAACAACCCAAACATCAACAGACACAACAACCCCTGAAACCACAACAACCGAAACATCAACAGACACCACAACCCCTGAAACCGCAACAACTGAAACATCAACAGACACCACAACCCCTGAAACCGCAACAACAACCCAAACATCAACAGACACCACAACCACTGAAACCGCAACAACTGAAACATCAACAGACACCACAACCCCTGTAA